The following coding sequences are from one Verrucomicrobiia bacterium window:
- a CDS encoding thioredoxin family protein — protein MKGPEDPYPNSSDTASAGAKRKRHPFWRWFWLAFLVASLGYAYHSFYVPSNDVVWADDIASARQRANESGKNMLLFFTAEWCVPCRIMKREVFADDEAMTAINAQVIPVMIHADDPGAEEAFSRYHVGGTPVTIFTDPQGNVIDYAVGRIGRGRFLEMLDNLGSIGGERL, from the coding sequence ATGAAAGGCCCGGAAGACCCCTACCCTAACTCATCTGACACCGCATCAGCCGGCGCGAAACGGAAACGCCACCCATTCTGGCGATGGTTCTGGCTGGCTTTCCTGGTGGCTTCCCTTGGCTATGCATACCATTCGTTCTACGTTCCTTCGAATGATGTCGTGTGGGCTGATGACATTGCGTCGGCTCGACAGCGGGCGAATGAATCCGGGAAGAATATGCTGTTGTTCTTCACCGCGGAGTGGTGCGTTCCGTGCCGGATCATGAAGCGTGAGGTGTTCGCGGATGACGAAGCAATGACTGCGATCAATGCGCAAGTCATCCCGGTGATGATCCATGCGGACGATCCTGGTGCGGAAGAGGCTTTCAGCCGGTATCACGTCGGCGGTACACCGGTGACGATTTTTACGGACCCTCAGGGCAACGTAATCGATTACGCAGTCGGAAGGATAGGAAGGGGGAGGTTCCTCGAGATGCTTGATAACCTGGGGAGCATTGGCGGCGAAAGGCTGTGA
- a CDS encoding DHH family phosphoesterase — MNRGAGSAPCTRDTTAPNTPVISREASHADGYGAAHMDIAALPRPDVILTHESDLDGFVAGHLLVRLARNLFETDVPLEAWNNQGWRQRPMRERAAWICDLAFEERVDRPDWVIIDHHVVPGAPVNARLIHNPAKCAARLCYELCQARGLGSSNLDRLVELTEVGDLFLEAHPDFTLANDYASLLKAYPFWNLSRLLDGNLDRLLDHPLLEVTQVRRRVEDPIGLAWSRERVVEVTPQLGFVDVVVGNGNLIVHELLAAPECRHPVLMTLLKKGAAGVVASFRSRDGQAIEVARRLQGGGHPNASGATLPRSVQSIPDALTYLRRVLNPTRAVAAALVEDPGGLRWDA; from the coding sequence ATGAACCGGGGCGCTGGATCGGCACCCTGCACCAGGGACACCACCGCGCCGAACACCCCGGTTATTTCGCGTGAGGCGTCGCACGCCGACGGGTACGGTGCCGCGCACATGGACATCGCCGCGTTGCCCAGACCGGACGTCATCCTCACCCACGAAAGCGACCTGGACGGCTTTGTGGCCGGGCACCTGCTGGTGCGCCTCGCCCGGAATCTCTTCGAGACCGACGTCCCGCTCGAGGCCTGGAACAACCAGGGCTGGCGTCAGCGGCCCATGCGCGAACGAGCCGCCTGGATTTGCGACCTTGCCTTCGAGGAACGCGTCGATCGTCCCGACTGGGTGATCATCGACCATCACGTCGTCCCCGGCGCCCCGGTCAACGCGCGCCTCATCCACAATCCCGCCAAATGCGCCGCCCGGCTCTGCTACGAACTCTGCCAGGCCCGCGGACTGGGCAGTTCGAACCTCGACCGGCTGGTGGAATTGACCGAGGTCGGGGACCTCTTCCTCGAGGCGCATCCCGACTTTACCCTTGCCAATGACTATGCGTCCCTCCTCAAAGCCTATCCCTTCTGGAACCTGAGCCGACTGCTCGACGGCAACCTCGATCGACTCCTCGATCATCCCCTCCTCGAAGTCACCCAGGTCCGGCGAAGGGTCGAGGATCCCATCGGACTCGCCTGGAGCCGGGAACGGGTGGTCGAGGTCACGCCGCAGCTCGGATTCGTGGATGTCGTGGTCGGCAACGGCAATCTCATCGTGCACGAACTGCTCGCCGCCCCCGAGTGCCGTCACCCGGTCCTGATGACCCTCCTGAAGAAGGGTGCCGCCGGCGTGGTGGCGAGCTTCCGGAGCCGGGACGGGCAGGCCATCGAGGTTGCCCGTCGGTTGCAGGGCGGCGGCCACCCGAATGCCAGCGGAGCCACCCTGCCCCGCTCGGTCCAGTCCATTCCGGACGCTCTCACTTACCTCCGGCGCGTGCTCAATCCGACCCGCGCCGTTGCCGCCGCCCTGGTGGAGGATCCCGGAGGACTCCGCTGGGACGCCTGA
- a CDS encoding elongation factor G — translation MKTYQAAEIRNFAVVGHATAGKTMLCEAMLATAGEINRMGSIANGTTVSDYHPGEKLHQISIHATPLRLEWLGRKFNIIDTPGYMDFISEAPVAMQVGDFALVVVHALHGPALGTDTVWRYATQYGLPKILVVNGCDRENVNPDAMLAALREKYGPRVFPMTWPVNPGPGFNRELDVMRSEIVTYATDASGKYTEAAAEGEWKERVTQLHRELIEYTAEADDALMEKFFEKGSLTEEELRAGEHTALQKQAFIPVFFTSAETNIGVARLMDFIAKYGSSPVDRMKLAAHDAAGNGVEVALNGEHPVLYVFKTTHEDQFGDLSLFRVYSGAVHINTDLYNSDRKTNERLGQFFSLNGKTRTVMDRLNAGDIGAAVKLKDTHTGNTLCSSKYVVSLPKVAFPKPNVHMALKLKTKGEEDKLAAGLAALHEEDPTFHYHVDSALHQTVISGQGELHLQIVAERLKRRYRIDFELHEPRVPYRETIRGRAESKYRHKKQTGGAGQFAEVWMRIEPLERNNGVEFDESLTGQNVDRVFVPSVEKGVRSAVTEGILAGYPVVDVRVDFYDGKMHPVDSKDIAFQIAGKEAFKEAFRAARPCLLEPICSVEVRIPEEFMGNVLGDLSSRRGRILGMDTADGYQVVKAHVPQNQLYLYSAALRSLTGGRGHHAEEFSHYDHMPAELEAKVIAESKRLHEEEKKA, via the coding sequence ATGAAAACCTACCAAGCCGCAGAGATTCGGAACTTCGCAGTTGTTGGCCACGCGACCGCCGGGAAGACCATGTTGTGCGAGGCGATGCTGGCGACCGCGGGGGAGATCAACCGGATGGGGAGCATTGCGAATGGAACGACGGTTTCGGATTACCACCCGGGCGAGAAGCTCCACCAGATCTCGATCCACGCCACGCCGCTGCGGCTGGAGTGGCTGGGCCGGAAGTTCAACATCATCGACACGCCGGGCTACATGGATTTCATCAGCGAGGCGCCGGTGGCCATGCAGGTCGGCGATTTCGCCCTCGTCGTGGTGCATGCCCTGCACGGGCCGGCGCTGGGAACCGACACCGTGTGGCGCTACGCCACCCAGTACGGGCTTCCGAAGATTCTGGTGGTGAACGGATGCGACCGGGAGAACGTGAATCCGGACGCGATGTTGGCGGCCCTGCGGGAGAAGTACGGGCCGCGGGTCTTTCCAATGACCTGGCCGGTGAATCCGGGCCCGGGATTCAACCGCGAACTGGATGTCATGCGCAGCGAAATCGTGACCTACGCCACGGACGCCTCGGGGAAGTACACCGAGGCGGCGGCCGAGGGCGAATGGAAGGAGCGGGTCACCCAGCTGCACCGCGAACTGATCGAGTACACGGCGGAGGCGGACGATGCCCTGATGGAGAAGTTCTTTGAGAAGGGAAGTCTGACCGAGGAGGAGCTGCGGGCAGGCGAGCACACGGCCCTTCAGAAGCAGGCCTTCATCCCGGTGTTTTTCACCTCGGCGGAAACCAACATCGGCGTGGCCCGGTTGATGGACTTCATCGCGAAGTACGGTTCCTCGCCGGTGGACCGTATGAAGCTCGCGGCGCACGACGCGGCCGGAAACGGGGTCGAGGTGGCGTTGAACGGCGAGCATCCGGTGCTGTACGTCTTCAAGACCACGCACGAGGACCAGTTCGGCGACCTGTCGCTGTTCCGGGTTTATTCGGGGGCGGTCCACATCAACACCGACCTCTACAACAGCGACCGGAAGACCAACGAGCGGCTGGGCCAGTTCTTCAGTCTCAACGGCAAGACCCGCACGGTGATGGACCGGTTGAACGCGGGGGACATCGGGGCGGCGGTGAAGCTGAAGGACACGCACACGGGCAACACGCTGTGTTCGAGCAAGTACGTGGTGAGCCTGCCCAAGGTCGCGTTTCCCAAGCCCAACGTCCACATGGCGCTCAAGCTGAAAACCAAGGGCGAGGAGGACAAGCTGGCGGCCGGCCTGGCGGCGCTTCACGAGGAGGATCCGACCTTTCACTATCACGTGGATTCGGCGCTCCATCAGACGGTCATTTCCGGGCAGGGGGAACTGCATCTTCAGATCGTGGCGGAGCGGCTGAAGCGGCGGTACCGGATCGACTTCGAACTGCACGAACCCCGGGTCCCCTATCGCGAAACCATCCGGGGCCGGGCCGAGTCGAAGTATCGTCACAAGAAGCAGACCGGCGGGGCGGGTCAGTTCGCCGAGGTCTGGATGCGCATCGAACCCCTGGAGCGGAACAACGGTGTGGAGTTCGACGAATCCCTCACGGGCCAGAACGTCGATCGCGTCTTTGTGCCCTCGGTCGAGAAAGGGGTTCGCTCGGCGGTGACCGAGGGGATTCTGGCGGGATACCCGGTGGTGGATGTGCGGGTGGATTTCTACGACGGCAAGATGCACCCGGTGGATTCCAAGGACATCGCCTTCCAGATCGCGGGCAAGGAGGCCTTCAAGGAGGCGTTCCGGGCGGCCCGTCCGTGCCTGTTGGAACCGATCTGCTCGGTCGAGGTGCGGATTCCCGAGGAATTCATGGGGAACGTGCTGGGCGACCTGTCGAGCCGGCGGGGCCGCATTCTGGGAATGGACACCGCCGACGGCTACCAGGTGGTGAAGGCGCACGTCCCGCAGAACCAGCTTTACCTGTACTCCGCAGCGCTCCGCTCACTCACGGGTGGACGGGGCCACCACGCGGAGGAGTTCAGCCACTACGACCACATGCCGGCCGAACTCGAGGCCAAGGTCATTGCGGAAAGCAAGCGTCTCCATGAGGAGGAGAAGAAGGCCTGA
- the ilvB gene encoding biosynthetic-type acetolactate synthase large subunit, whose product MLGRDIFVQALEREGVEVIFAYPGGASMELHQSLTQSKIRTILPRHEQGGSFAAEGYARATGKAGVCMATSGPGATNLVTAIADAYMDSCPLVAITGQVPQAMIGRGAFQETDMIGLTLPIVKHSYLVTDVNDIPAIVKEAFYIAQSGRPGPVVIDVPKNVQQARTQPVWPTLDDVRKRLRGYNPEIYAGDLELNEIIGLLEKCERPVLYTGGGIITSGAAAELKKFAETAGIPVTTTIMGIGGFPEEHPLSLRWLGMHGAAFANWAVSGEFAHRKSPADPMVKLKDGADLLLAFGVRFDDRVTGKFTEFAKGATIVHVDIDASEHNKNRRANLTVHGDLRDTLKRLNALLSKRGGIRRQYDAWHARIAEWKERAPFQYTTKAEFIDSDHIKPFARGGNEYILPQMAIEELHRLTRGEAFITTGVGQHQMWAAQWYKYKFPRQFISSAGLGSMGYGYPAALGVKVAHPDREVIDIDGDGSFLMNIQELATANIENIAAKAMILNNQHLGMVVQWEDNFYGGNRGHTYLGNPRDRQAIYPDYVKVCNSFNVPCERVVYRKDLRPALERMLAAKTPYVLDIITPYTEHVLPFIPAGQTVADMIWKA is encoded by the coding sequence ATGCTGGGCCGGGATATCTTCGTCCAGGCCCTCGAGCGCGAAGGCGTCGAGGTGATCTTCGCCTACCCCGGCGGCGCCAGCATGGAACTGCACCAGTCCCTCACCCAGTCGAAGATCCGCACCATCCTGCCCCGTCACGAGCAGGGCGGCAGCTTCGCCGCCGAGGGCTACGCCCGCGCCACCGGCAAGGCCGGCGTCTGCATGGCCACCAGCGGCCCGGGCGCCACCAACCTCGTCACCGCCATCGCCGATGCCTACATGGATTCCTGCCCCCTGGTCGCCATCACCGGCCAGGTGCCCCAGGCCATGATCGGGCGCGGCGCCTTCCAGGAGACGGACATGATCGGCCTCACCCTGCCGATCGTGAAACACTCCTACCTGGTCACCGACGTCAACGACATCCCGGCCATCGTCAAGGAGGCCTTCTACATCGCCCAGTCCGGTCGCCCCGGCCCCGTGGTGATCGATGTCCCCAAGAACGTCCAGCAGGCCCGCACCCAGCCCGTCTGGCCCACCCTCGACGATGTCCGGAAACGGCTCCGCGGCTACAATCCCGAGATCTACGCCGGCGACCTCGAACTCAACGAGATCATCGGCCTTCTCGAAAAATGCGAACGCCCCGTCCTCTACACCGGCGGCGGCATCATCACCTCCGGAGCCGCCGCGGAATTGAAGAAGTTCGCCGAAACGGCGGGCATCCCGGTCACCACCACCATCATGGGCATCGGCGGGTTCCCGGAGGAACATCCCCTCTCCCTCCGCTGGCTCGGCATGCACGGGGCCGCCTTCGCCAATTGGGCCGTCAGCGGCGAGTTCGCCCACCGCAAGTCGCCCGCCGATCCGATGGTCAAACTCAAGGACGGCGCCGATCTCCTCCTCGCCTTCGGCGTCCGGTTCGATGACCGCGTCACCGGCAAGTTCACCGAGTTCGCCAAGGGCGCCACCATCGTCCACGTGGACATCGACGCCTCCGAGCACAACAAGAACCGGCGTGCCAACCTGACCGTCCACGGCGACCTCCGCGACACCCTCAAGCGCCTCAACGCCCTCCTTTCCAAACGGGGAGGCATCCGGCGCCAATACGACGCCTGGCACGCCCGGATCGCCGAGTGGAAGGAGCGCGCCCCCTTCCAGTACACCACCAAGGCCGAGTTCATCGACTCCGACCACATCAAACCCTTCGCCCGCGGCGGCAACGAGTACATCCTCCCCCAGATGGCCATCGAGGAACTCCACCGCCTCACCCGCGGCGAGGCCTTCATCACCACCGGCGTCGGCCAGCACCAGATGTGGGCCGCCCAATGGTACAAATACAAGTTCCCCCGCCAGTTCATCAGCTCCGCCGGCCTCGGCTCCATGGGCTATGGCTATCCCGCCGCCCTCGGCGTCAAGGTCGCCCACCCGGACCGCGAAGTCATCGACATCGACGGCGATGGCTCGTTCCTCATGAACATTCAGGAACTCGCCACCGCCAACATCGAGAACATCGCCGCCAAGGCCATGATCCTGAACAATCAGCACCTCGGCATGGTCGTCCAGTGGGAGGACAACTTCTACGGCGGCAACCGGGGACACACCTACCTCGGCAATCCCAGGGATCGCCAGGCCATCTACCCCGACTACGTCAAGGTCTGCAACAGCTTCAATGTCCCCTGCGAACGCGTCGTGTACCGCAAGGACCTTCGCCCCGCCCTCGAACGGATGCTGGCCGCCAAGACCCCCTACGTCCTCGACATCATCACCCCCTACACCGAGCACGTCCTTCCCTTCATCCCGGCCGGTCAGACCGTCGCCGACATGATCTGGAAAGCCTGA
- the xseB gene encoding exodeoxyribonuclease VII small subunit, with product MSKTSKATEPSFEDALGKLESIVEAMEGGELPLEQLLARYEEGTRLARLCEEKLAAAEQRILELQPSNPGPDPVGDSADEDDEPGD from the coding sequence ATGTCCAAGACCTCCAAGGCAACCGAACCCTCCTTCGAGGACGCCCTCGGCAAACTGGAATCCATCGTCGAGGCCATGGAAGGCGGCGAACTGCCGCTCGAACAACTCCTCGCCCGCTACGAGGAAGGCACCCGGCTGGCCCGGTTGTGCGAGGAGAAACTCGCCGCCGCCGAACAGCGCATCCTCGAACTCCAACCCTCCAACCCCGGTCCCGACCCCGTCGGAGATTCCGCGGACGAAGACGACGAACCCGGCGATTGA
- the dxs gene encoding 1-deoxy-D-xylulose-5-phosphate synthase: protein MSRYLDMVDHPDHLKKLTLEQSAQLATEVRHELITKLAKHGGHLGPNLGVVELTIALHRVFSTPKDKFVWDVSHQVYVHKLLTGRKNRFHTIRTTDGLNGFALRSESDHDCYGAGHAGTALSAALGMCAARDQRKGDEHVVCIFGDAALTNGISFEALNNIAHTTKRFIGILNDNEWSIAKNVGAISGYLNRLTTNPRYNQLQRDFAHWLKKLPKGDLAVRLGQKAEEALKGVVADMSLERTHEGPGTDGRGGYGSSLIFEEFGLRYLGPFDGHDLPTLVGVLEFAKTFDGPVVIHVLTKKGKGFDAALQHPEKFHGLGPYCAETGAVVSPKPGSPPAWQEIFGQTMVKLCHQNKNVVGITAAMPSGTSLKVLDQALPNQFYDVGIAEEHAVIFAAGMATMGFHPVVAIYSTFLQRAYDCIHHDVCLQDLPVIFCMDRAGLSANDGPTHHGLFDIAYLRCLPNIVLMAPKDEDELQDMMFTATLQPHPVAIRYPRGPAEGVPVKERPAVIEIGKAEVLQHFRNAGSRKAAFFALGNMGRIARDAMAALEREGWDCALINPRFAKPLDAAVHEFFARSSDVVVTLEDHVIAGGYGSAVIECLNERRIATPVVRLGWPDQFVEHASSVDYLRQRHGLTAEAVVQQVRAAVPASLPAATTTPHLAAAGAA from the coding sequence ATGAGCCGCTACCTCGACATGGTCGATCACCCTGACCACCTCAAGAAGCTCACCCTCGAGCAGAGCGCCCAGCTCGCCACCGAGGTGCGCCACGAACTCATCACCAAACTGGCCAAGCACGGCGGCCATCTCGGCCCCAACCTCGGCGTCGTCGAACTCACCATCGCCCTGCACCGCGTCTTCAGCACCCCCAAGGACAAGTTCGTCTGGGATGTCAGTCATCAGGTCTATGTCCACAAACTCCTGACCGGCCGCAAGAATCGCTTTCACACCATCCGCACCACCGACGGCCTCAACGGCTTCGCCCTCCGCTCCGAAAGCGACCACGACTGCTACGGCGCCGGCCATGCCGGCACCGCCCTCTCCGCCGCCCTCGGCATGTGCGCCGCCCGCGATCAGCGGAAGGGCGACGAACATGTGGTCTGCATCTTCGGCGACGCCGCCCTCACCAACGGCATCTCGTTCGAGGCCCTCAACAACATCGCCCACACCACCAAGCGCTTCATCGGCATCCTCAACGACAACGAGTGGTCCATCGCCAAGAACGTCGGTGCCATCTCCGGCTACCTCAACCGCCTCACCACCAACCCGCGCTACAACCAGCTCCAGCGCGATTTCGCCCACTGGCTCAAGAAACTCCCCAAGGGCGATCTCGCCGTCCGCCTCGGCCAGAAGGCCGAGGAGGCCCTCAAGGGCGTCGTCGCCGACATGTCCCTCGAACGGACCCACGAAGGCCCCGGCACCGACGGCCGCGGCGGCTACGGCAGCAGCCTCATCTTCGAGGAATTCGGTCTCCGTTACCTCGGGCCCTTCGATGGCCACGACCTCCCCACCCTCGTCGGTGTCCTCGAATTCGCCAAAACCTTCGATGGCCCCGTCGTCATCCATGTCCTCACCAAGAAGGGCAAGGGCTTCGATGCCGCCCTCCAGCACCCCGAGAAGTTCCATGGCCTCGGACCCTACTGCGCCGAAACCGGCGCCGTCGTCTCGCCCAAACCCGGCAGCCCGCCCGCCTGGCAGGAGATCTTCGGCCAGACCATGGTCAAGCTCTGTCACCAGAACAAAAACGTGGTCGGCATCACCGCCGCCATGCCCAGCGGCACCTCCCTCAAGGTCCTCGATCAGGCCCTCCCCAATCAATTCTACGACGTCGGCATCGCCGAGGAACACGCCGTCATCTTCGCCGCCGGCATGGCCACCATGGGCTTCCATCCCGTGGTCGCCATCTATTCGACCTTCCTCCAGCGCGCCTACGACTGCATCCACCACGATGTCTGTCTCCAGGATCTCCCGGTGATCTTCTGCATGGACCGCGCCGGCCTCAGCGCCAACGACGGCCCCACCCATCACGGCCTGTTCGACATCGCCTACCTCCGCTGCCTGCCCAACATCGTCCTGATGGCCCCCAAGGATGAGGATGAACTCCAGGACATGATGTTCACCGCCACCCTTCAGCCCCACCCCGTCGCCATCCGCTATCCCCGCGGTCCCGCCGAAGGGGTCCCCGTCAAGGAACGCCCCGCCGTCATCGAAATCGGCAAGGCCGAGGTCCTGCAGCACTTCCGCAATGCCGGCTCCCGCAAGGCCGCCTTCTTCGCCCTCGGCAACATGGGCCGCATCGCCCGCGACGCCATGGCCGCCCTCGAACGCGAAGGCTGGGACTGCGCCCTCATCAATCCACGCTTCGCCAAACCCCTCGACGCCGCCGTCCACGAGTTCTTCGCCCGCTCGTCCGATGTCGTCGTCACCCTCGAAGACCACGTCATCGCCGGCGGCTACGGCAGCGCCGTCATCGAATGCCTCAACGAACGCCGCATCGCCACCCCGGTGGTGCGCCTCGGCTGGCCCGACCAGTTCGTCGAACACGCCAGCAGCGTGGACTACCTCCGCCAGCGCCACGGGCTCACCGCCGAGGCCGTCGTCCAGCAGGTCCGAGCCGCCGTGCCGGCCTCCCTCCCGGCCGCCACCACCACTCCCCATCTCGCCGCCGCGGGCGCCGCCTGA
- a CDS encoding metallophosphoesterase family protein — translation MTLGLISDTHGRLPPAALRALAGVDRILHAGDVGPPSLIAELARLAPVTVVHGNTDSHAGWPDFESVEIGPHRILVEHIVSPHHPSPSFRLRLQLVRPTVVVFGHTHRPFAETLEGILYVNPGSAGAPRFGLPPSICRLHLDGDRPRHTFVELA, via the coding sequence ATGACCCTCGGCCTCATCTCCGATACCCACGGACGCCTCCCCCCCGCGGCCCTCCGGGCTCTCGCCGGCGTCGATCGCATCCTCCACGCCGGAGATGTCGGGCCGCCCAGCCTCATCGCCGAACTGGCCCGCCTCGCCCCGGTCACCGTGGTCCACGGCAATACGGACAGCCACGCCGGCTGGCCGGACTTCGAGTCCGTCGAAATCGGCCCCCATCGGATCCTGGTGGAGCATATCGTCTCACCCCACCACCCCTCCCCCTCCTTTCGCCTCCGCCTTCAACTCGTCCGCCCGACGGTGGTGGTCTTCGGCCACACCCACCGGCCCTTCGCCGAAACCCTCGAAGGCATCCTCTACGTGAATCCCGGTTCCGCCGGCGCCCCGCGCTTCGGCCTGCCCCCCTCGATCTGCCGCCTGCACCTCGATGGCGACCGCCCGCGCCACACCTTCGTCGAGCTGGCCTGA
- the ald gene encoding alanine dehydrogenase, producing the protein MIIGVPRELKDQEHRVALVPSAAYQLVQRGHQVLVERDAGRGSGYPDADYAEAGAQLVPEHRVVFEDADLVIKVKEPLPSEYPLLRRGQILFTYLHLAANRPCTEALQQSGVTAIAYETIEVNRRLPLLEPMSEIAGRMSVVVGGYLLAKHQGGSGVLLGGVPGVLPGRVVVLGGGTSGINAARMATGVGADVTILEVDLERMRFLDITLHTAHTLYSNEAHLLDLLPSVDLLIAAVLVPGARAPRLIRRDMLRRMRPGSVLVDIAIDQGGCAETSRPTTHDDPVYVEEGVSHYCVANMPGAYARTATQALANVTFPYLQLLADAGLPAALEKNPALWSGLNIVAGHVTHPAVAAALQLPHHDPRTVLPT; encoded by the coding sequence GTGATCATCGGCGTCCCCCGCGAACTCAAGGACCAGGAACACCGCGTCGCCCTCGTCCCCTCCGCCGCCTACCAACTGGTCCAGCGCGGACACCAGGTCCTGGTCGAACGCGACGCCGGCCGCGGTTCGGGCTACCCGGACGCCGATTACGCCGAGGCCGGCGCCCAACTCGTCCCTGAACACCGCGTTGTCTTCGAAGACGCCGACCTCGTCATCAAGGTCAAGGAACCCCTCCCCTCCGAGTATCCCCTGCTCCGTCGCGGCCAGATCCTCTTCACCTACCTCCACCTCGCCGCCAACCGGCCCTGCACCGAGGCGCTCCAGCAATCCGGCGTCACCGCCATCGCCTACGAGACGATCGAGGTCAACCGGCGGCTCCCGCTCCTCGAACCCATGAGCGAGATCGCCGGCCGCATGAGCGTGGTGGTCGGAGGTTATCTCCTCGCCAAACACCAGGGCGGCAGCGGCGTCCTGCTCGGCGGGGTTCCCGGCGTCCTTCCCGGCCGCGTCGTGGTCCTCGGCGGCGGCACCTCCGGCATCAATGCCGCCCGCATGGCCACCGGGGTCGGCGCGGATGTCACCATCCTCGAAGTCGATCTCGAACGGATGCGCTTCCTCGACATCACCCTCCACACCGCCCACACCCTCTACTCGAACGAAGCCCACCTCCTGGACCTCCTTCCCTCCGTGGATCTCCTCATCGCCGCCGTCCTCGTCCCCGGCGCCCGCGCCCCCCGGCTCATCCGCCGGGACATGCTCCGCCGCATGCGTCCCGGCAGCGTGCTGGTGGACATCGCCATCGATCAGGGCGGCTGCGCCGAAACCTCCCGGCCCACCACCCACGATGATCCCGTCTATGTCGAGGAAGGCGTCAGCCACTACTGCGTCGCCAACATGCCCGGCGCCTACGCCCGCACCGCCACCCAGGCCCTCGCCAACGTCACCTTTCCCTACCTCCAGCTTCTCGCCGATGCCGGTCTCCCCGCCGCCCTCGAAAAGAATCCCGCCCTCTGGTCCGGTCTCAACATCGTCGCCGGCCATGTCACCCACCCCGCCGTCGCCGCCGCCCTCCAGTTGCCGCACCACGACCCGCGCACCGTCCTCCCCACCTGA
- a CDS encoding type II secretion system protein: MRPDRRGLRSGSRGGVFRSRPGDRGGFTLVELLVVIAVIAILASLLLPALGRAKDRAREAVCLGHVRQVSLAMIVEMTGVEGRWLEEPFLAHWLVRDFGVPGRAWICPGAPVRPGRLPWAANAPENAFMPGAVDRAWTHPRWVRSLRLRWQDKAWSEESLFPGDAPEDRAGSYAINAWFAWEAWNDVPNRIVPEAFQRESDVVEPSRTPMVGDGQYHIAWGRATDTPPRDLHGYGGFRGPGPNIHTYCLARHGSRSFPIPQIAPSGRPLMGAVNMAMADGHARRVALDDLWQLSWHRNYVAPVRRPGLP; the protein is encoded by the coding sequence ATGCGTCCAGACAGGAGAGGGCTTCGATCAGGATCTCGAGGCGGGGTCTTTCGGAGCCGGCCGGGTGACAGGGGAGGGTTCACGCTGGTTGAACTGCTGGTGGTGATCGCGGTGATCGCGATCCTGGCCAGTCTGCTGCTTCCGGCGCTCGGGCGGGCGAAGGACCGCGCCAGGGAAGCCGTCTGTCTCGGGCATGTCCGGCAGGTGAGTCTGGCGATGATCGTGGAGATGACCGGGGTCGAGGGGCGATGGTTGGAGGAGCCGTTTCTGGCGCACTGGCTGGTGCGCGATTTCGGGGTGCCGGGCAGGGCCTGGATTTGTCCCGGAGCGCCGGTCCGTCCCGGGCGGCTGCCCTGGGCGGCAAACGCTCCGGAGAACGCCTTTATGCCGGGGGCGGTGGACCGTGCCTGGACCCACCCGAGGTGGGTGAGAAGCCTGCGCCTCCGATGGCAGGACAAGGCGTGGTCCGAGGAATCCCTGTTCCCCGGGGATGCACCGGAGGACCGGGCGGGCAGTTATGCCATCAATGCGTGGTTCGCCTGGGAGGCATGGAACGACGTGCCGAACCGGATCGTGCCCGAGGCGTTTCAGCGCGAGTCCGATGTCGTCGAGCCGAGCCGGACGCCGATGGTGGGGGATGGGCAGTATCATATCGCCTGGGGGCGGGCGACTGACACGCCGCCGCGGGATCTTCACGGTTACGGCGGCTTTCGAGGCCCCGGCCCGAACATCCACACCTATTGCCTCGCCCGTCACGGGAGCCGCAGCTTCCCGATCCCGCAGATCGCGCCATCCGGACGGCCCCTGATGGGGGCGGTCAACATGGCCATGGCGGACGGCCATGCCCGACGAGTGGCGCTGGACGATCTCTGGCAGTTGTCCTGGCACCGCAACTATGTGGCGCCGGTCCGTCGTCCGGGGCTTCCCTGA